The DNA window GCGCCGACCCGGAGGCCGCGATCGCGTTCTACACCCGGGTGTTCACAGCGCTCGGTGTGCGTGAGGCGATGCGCGTCGTTCGTCCGGAGGGTGCGTTGCTCGCGGTCGGCGGATCGGACGGATTCCCGAAGCTGTGGTTCGGTCCGCTGGTCGATCACGGCGTCCGCCCGGTGCATCTCGCGTTGACCGCGCCGAGCCGGGAAGCCGTCGACGACGTGCACCGTGCTGCCGTCGAAGCCGGCGCGGAGATCCTGCACGAACCTCGCGTGTGGCCCGAGTATCACCCAGGCTATTACGCTGTCTTTCTTCGTGATCCGGACGGCAACAACGTCGAAGCCGTCCATCACACCTTCGATTGACGGGGTCTTCATGAACGACGACGAGATCTTCGCCGCGATCGCCGACGAACGGCGGACCCTCGCCGACCAGGTGAGCACCCTCACCGACGAGCAGTGGGCCACGCCGTCGCTGTGCGTGGAGTGGACGTGTCGTGACGTGCTGGCGCACCTGGTGGTTCCGCTGGTGGTGTCGATCCCGGCGTTCGGGTGGGCGATGATCAAGGCGCGTGGCAACTTCGACCGGGCCAACCTGATCACCACCGCCGACGTCGCCAAACGCCACGACGATCTCCCGAAGATATTGCGCGACAAGGCAAACAAGCGTTTCACCCCACCGGGGTACGGACCGGCGGCCCCCCTCACCGACATCGTGATACACGGGCTCGACATCCGACGTCCGCTCGGGTTGTCGGCCGGCTTCGCCCCGGACATCGCGCGCGTGGTCCTTGATTTCGTGACCGACAAGGGTGGCGCCCCGATCGTCAAGCGAGCGCGAGTGCGGTGGAGCGCCACCGATCTCGACTGGAGCCACGGGGACGGTCCCACCGTCGAGGGTCCGGCCGAGTCCCTGATGCTCGTCCTGTCCGGGCGTGATGCCGGGTTGCCGGAACTGCGCGGTGACGGCGTCGCGCACCTCGGCTGAGCGGATTCGATTCCGATTGCGTAGCGATACGACGCGTGAGTAGTCGCCTCGGCTGGAAGTGAGTGGCCGCCTTCGCATGCCCGCCGGGCTCGCTCGGAGGATCGTCGGGTCCGGGGAGCACCTATCGCTGTCCACACCGATGAGAAGGAGACAAGCATGGCCACCACAAGATTCAGCATCCGACTCGGGCTGACCACGGCTGTAGCAGCCGCCGTCGTCGCCGGTGGACTGGTCGGCGCGGGGCCGTCGGCCGCCGTGGTCAAAGACCTTGCGGTGTCACCGGCGATGGGCGGCAAATACGGCACCGGATGCACCTACAAGGTCACGGTAACCGCTATCTGGGGCAATCCGACCGCCGTGATCTTCGAGGATTTCACCGAGAACCGTGTCCTGGGTACCTCCTCGATCGTCGACAGCAAGGCCAGCGCCTCGTGGAAGCCCCAGCGAACCGGCAAGCACCTCATCGTCGCCCGACTGGCGGCACCGGCCGACGGTGTCGTGGGCAACGTGGCGTCGACGGTGGTCACCGTGGCCGGCAAGGGCGTGGACCTGCAGAGCGTGTGCCCGGTGTTCTGACCCGTCCGCTGATACCCGCGTGAATCATTCGAAATCGACGGTGATCTCGTCCGAGTCCGGGGTGGCCTGGCAGGTCAGGATATAACCGTCGGCGGCGTCCTCGGGTTCCAGCGCGATACCGTCACCGCCGGCTACCGACCCCGACGTCAATCGCGCGACACACGATCCGCAGTCGCCCTCGCGGCAGGAGTATGGGGCATCGACGCCGCCGGCCAGCATGGCGTCGAGGAGCCGCGTGGCCGTCGAGCACTCGACACGGTGAGTGACGCCGTCGAGTTCCACCGTCACAGTGGCGGTTTCGGTCGACGAGGCGGTATCGGGCAACGCCTCCAGCGTGAACGGATCGCCGGTCAGCGATACATACCGCTCGACGTGGAGGTTGTGCCGGTCGATCCCGGTGTCGCGCACAGTGTTCTCGACCAGATCCATGAACGGTGCCGGGCCGCACACGAAGGCTTCGTCGGGCGCCGCGATGTCGCAGTGCTGCAGCAGGTCCTGCGCCGACGGTAGGCCGCGTTCGGTCTCGAGCCAGTGTTCGATGCGCAGCCGTCGCCCGTATCGCTCGGCGAGTGCGGCGAGCTGATCATCGAAGATGATCGACGTTCGGTCGCGATTCGCGTAGAACAGCGTCACCGTGCTGTCATGCTGTGCCAGAGCCGATTTCGCAATCGACATGATCGGCGTGATACCGCTGCCGGCGGCGAAGAGATGCAGGTCGCGGTTCCAGTCGTGCGGCGTGAACAGGCCCGACGGCGGCAGAAGGTGGATTGTCATGCCCGCTTCGGCGTTGTCGCACAACCAGTTCGACCCGTATCCGGCGACGGTGCGCTTGACCGTGATCGCCGGCACGGCGTCGAGGCCGAGAGAGGTGGACAGCGAGTAACTGCGCGCCACCGAACCGGTGAGGTCACTCGGTATCCGCAGGGTGACGAACTGCCCGGGCAGGTAGTGCTCGTCACCCGGCCACGACAACATGATCGTACGGGCGTCGGGGGTCTCGTCACGCACGCCGACGATGATGGCGTCGACGCCGAGTGTCCGGCGTCCCGTGTCTGCCGACGTCACGGTCACGATGTCGCCTTCCCGGAC is part of the Gordonia bronchialis DSM 43247 genome and encodes:
- a CDS encoding VOC family protein, encoding MIDHLGLQCADPEAAIAFYTRVFTALGVREAMRVVRPEGALLAVGGSDGFPKLWFGPLVDHGVRPVHLALTAPSREAVDDVHRAAVEAGAEILHEPRVWPEYHPGYYAVFLRDPDGNNVEAVHHTFD
- a CDS encoding maleylpyruvate isomerase family mycothiol-dependent enzyme, giving the protein MNDDEIFAAIADERRTLADQVSTLTDEQWATPSLCVEWTCRDVLAHLVVPLVVSIPAFGWAMIKARGNFDRANLITTADVAKRHDDLPKILRDKANKRFTPPGYGPAAPLTDIVIHGLDIRRPLGLSAGFAPDIARVVLDFVTDKGGAPIVKRARVRWSATDLDWSHGDGPTVEGPAESLMLVLSGRDAGLPELRGDGVAHLG
- a CDS encoding ferredoxin--NADP reductase, encoding MTVTSADTGRRTLGVDAIIVGVRDETPDARTIMLSWPGDEHYLPGQFVTLRIPSDLTGSVARSYSLSTSLGLDAVPAITVKRTVAGYGSNWLCDNAEAGMTIHLLPPSGLFTPHDWNRDLHLFAAGSGITPIMSIAKSALAQHDSTVTLFYANRDRTSIIFDDQLAALAERYGRRLRIEHWLETERGLPSAQDLLQHCDIAAPDEAFVCGPAPFMDLVENTVRDTGIDRHNLHVERYVSLTGDPFTLEALPDTASSTETATVTVELDGVTHRVECSTATRLLDAMLAGGVDAPYSCREGDCGSCVARLTSGSVAGGDGIALEPEDAADGYILTCQATPDSDEITVDFE